CAAATATTTTTAACTACGCTTTCCAAAACTGCTAATTCTGATGATGAAAATATTGTATCATCAATTTCTACATTAGTCTTAATAGGGTCAAATCTATAATCTCTATACTTTGAATATATATCTGGATAAACAGGTCCATGTGTCCAAGCCTGACATTCTTCTACAAATAAAAATTTATTATAGAATGCATAATAAAATCCCTGAATATAATATAAAGATTTTTGAAGTGCTAATGGAGTAATATCTTCACATTTATTCAATAAATATTTAATAACCATATTAATTTTTGAATTTTCATTTAAAGTGTTAATAAGAAATTTTTCAACTGCCATTTTACTTTTTCTATATGACAATTCTGTTTTCAAATTTTTTTTATTTTCTTCAAGAATTTGATTGTAAAACTTGGGGTCTTCGTAAATTTTTTTAAGTATATCAGAATACTGTTTTGTTGGAATATCTCCATCACAATAACGAGAAAAAGTTTGTTCTCCCCACCCTAATAATAATGATAAAGGGCGTTTCCCAATATCATACTTTAAACTTATTTCTAATATCTTATTTAAAGAAATAATATCATTTTTCTCTCTATACTTATCATATAATGCTTTCAAATTAAAATCATTAATCTCATTCACATAAACTTCTGACTTACACTCATTACAATAGGAAACTTTCCCTATATATGTGTAAGTTTCTCCTTTAATAGTCCCAAGCATTTGTTTTTTTATAAAAACAAAATCAGTATCTTTTCTACATTCTTCGCAAAATATTTTTTTATTATTCATAACAATGACCCCTTTCAAATTTTAAATTATCTAAATAGATAATCTATTGGCTTGTTTCGTTTATGAAAAGAAATTACCACCACACGATTTCCATTTGAAATATCAATAATATTAAATTTTATATAAATATCTATAATTTTTTCTATATCATCAGAATTAAATAAATTTACCCTTGGTACAAAAACATATAACACTTCATGTTCATATCCAAGTTTTGTATTTTGTAAGGTATGACAAAAATCATTTGTTTTAAGTTTTAATAAGATTTGTTTTTGCTTATCACTACGAATATTATAT
This is a stretch of genomic DNA from Oceanivirga salmonicida. It encodes these proteins:
- a CDS encoding type II TA system antitoxin MqsA family protein, with the protein product MNNKKIFCEECRKDTDFVFIKKQMLGTIKGETYTYIGKVSYCNECKSEVYVNEINDFNLKALYDKYREKNDIISLNKILEISLKYDIGKRPLSLLLGWGEQTFSRYCDGDIPTKQYSDILKKIYEDPKFYNQILEENKKNLKTELSYRKSKMAVEKFLINTLNENSKINMVIKYLLNKCEDITPLALQKSLYYIQGFYYAFYNKFLFVEECQAWTHGPVYPDIYSKYRDYRFDPIKTNVEIDDTIFSSSELAVLESVVKNICCYSGKVLEKFTHSETPWLLARGELKEIEPSNEIVNKEDIGKYFKSIIEKYNMINPNDIRAYAQTMFEQI